A window of the Streptomyces luomodiensis genome harbors these coding sequences:
- a CDS encoding LysR family transcriptional regulator — protein sequence MDVDLRLVRYFTVVAEFGNFGRAATRLHLAQPSLSRQIQRLEAQLGVRLFDRSPHGSSLTDAGQAFLPRARILLQEAEQAARTARAAVQPRTVTIGCAEGLVITACVQELRRRHPDSQVRTRHLGWRDTSALAEGRVDALLAYRPLPFPTDGFRVTKLHEESRVLVTSASHHLAHEKAVSLRALSDEELVACVSTPVVWSTPKPIGDRPAPPPPASDDSYEDKLELIATGHCVALFPAGDRRAAVREDIALVPVIDIDPCEVVLVTRADDPNPLLGSLEDAARTLLAPASRRENHELPVN from the coding sequence ATGGACGTCGATCTGCGGCTCGTGCGCTATTTCACGGTCGTGGCGGAGTTCGGCAACTTCGGCCGGGCCGCCACCAGGCTGCACCTGGCGCAGCCGTCGCTGAGCCGCCAGATCCAGCGACTGGAGGCTCAGCTCGGCGTCCGGCTCTTCGACCGCTCGCCGCACGGCAGCAGCCTCACCGACGCCGGTCAGGCATTCCTTCCCAGGGCCCGGATACTGCTCCAAGAGGCCGAGCAAGCCGCTCGCACGGCCAGAGCCGCCGTCCAGCCCCGTACTGTCACCATCGGCTGCGCCGAAGGACTGGTCATCACCGCCTGTGTGCAGGAACTGCGCCGCCGGCACCCTGACAGCCAGGTCCGCACCCGGCACCTCGGCTGGCGGGACACGAGCGCCCTCGCCGAGGGGCGGGTCGACGCCCTCCTCGCGTACCGGCCCCTGCCCTTCCCCACGGACGGCTTCCGGGTGACCAAGCTCCATGAGGAGTCGCGGGTGCTCGTCACGTCGGCGAGTCATCATCTGGCGCACGAGAAAGCCGTCAGCCTGCGGGCCCTGTCGGACGAGGAACTGGTGGCCTGCGTCAGCACTCCGGTCGTCTGGAGCACGCCCAAGCCCATCGGCGACCGCCCTGCACCACCCCCGCCCGCGAGCGACGACAGCTACGAGGACAAGCTGGAACTCATCGCCACCGGCCACTGTGTCGCGCTCTTCCCCGCCGGCGATCGACGCGCCGCCGTGCGCGAGGACATCGCCCTGGTGCCGGTCATCGACATCGACCCCTGCGAGGTCGTACTCGTCACACGCGCCGACGACCCCAACCCACTGCTCGGATCACTGGAAGACGCCGCACGTACCTTGCTCGCCCCAGCCTCCCGACGGGAGAACCACGAACTGCCGGTCAACTGA
- a CDS encoding MmyB family transcriptional regulator, whose translation MTGAAAFVRNAHLDVLATNRLARALYEEALATDDQPSNLARFVFLDPRARRFYRGWDGIAHDAVGSLRAEAARTPGNTDLADLIDELTTHSDEFALRWDAHDVEYYRSGQQRFHHPAIGDLDLDYDALEIPADPGLTIVTYTLAATSPHAPAFLRLQQRS comes from the coding sequence ATGACCGGTGCCGCCGCGTTCGTACGCAACGCCCACCTCGACGTCCTCGCCACCAATCGGCTCGCCCGCGCCCTGTACGAAGAAGCACTCGCCACCGACGACCAGCCGTCGAACCTGGCCCGCTTCGTCTTCCTCGACCCCCGGGCCCGCCGCTTCTACCGCGGCTGGGACGGCATCGCCCACGATGCCGTCGGCAGTCTGCGCGCTGAGGCCGCCCGCACACCGGGCAACACCGACCTCGCCGACCTCATCGACGAGCTCACGACCCACAGCGACGAGTTCGCCCTGCGCTGGGACGCACACGACGTCGAGTACTACCGCAGCGGACAGCAACGCTTCCACCATCCCGCCATCGGCGACCTCGACCTCGACTACGACGCCCTCGAAATCCCCGCCGACCCCGGCCTGACGATCGTCACCTACACCCTCGCCGCCACCTCGCCGCACGCCCCCGCGTTCCTCCGGCTTCAGCAGCGCAGCTGA
- a CDS encoding LysR substrate-binding domain-containing protein, with product MELRHLRYFAVLAEELHFGRAAERLHMAQPPLSQRIRDLERELGVRLFDRTRPRIQLTEAGALLLEHTRPVLAGVDTAREAMRRLRPGEAGMLRVGVPPDTRPPVLRTLTAGFARRVPDVLIDLHELTTDEQLVRLREGELDAGVVRHPSDTVGLESGPVLRRELGVVLPADHPSAHPADPPSAHPADHPSAPGGAPVRLRDLDGASLVIFPRVMAPRLYDHLLLVCRDAGFLPGAIRHARNPDFVHGLVLAGRGVHLNEAPTAPLPEGLVWRPLDNFSLAWLTSVVWVPTRHNEAIAAFADAVHESLTEAGHRPHDRPHDRP from the coding sequence ATGGAGCTCCGCCATCTGCGCTACTTCGCCGTCCTCGCCGAGGAACTCCACTTCGGACGGGCCGCGGAACGCCTGCACATGGCCCAGCCCCCGCTCTCCCAGCGCATCCGGGACCTCGAGCGCGAGCTGGGGGTGCGGCTGTTCGACCGCACCCGGCCCCGCATCCAGCTGACCGAGGCGGGCGCGCTGCTGCTGGAACACACCCGCCCGGTGCTGGCCGGGGTGGACACGGCCCGCGAGGCGATGCGCCGTCTGCGGCCCGGCGAGGCCGGGATGCTGCGGGTCGGCGTACCGCCGGACACCCGGCCGCCGGTGCTGCGCACACTCACCGCGGGCTTCGCCCGGCGGGTCCCCGACGTCCTGATCGACCTGCACGAACTGACCACCGACGAGCAGTTGGTGCGGCTGCGGGAGGGCGAACTGGACGCGGGGGTGGTACGGCACCCCTCGGACACGGTGGGCCTGGAGTCGGGTCCCGTACTACGGCGCGAACTCGGCGTAGTACTGCCCGCCGACCACCCCTCGGCACACCCGGCCGATCCCCCCTCGGCACACCCCGCCGACCACCCCTCGGCACCCGGCGGGGCGCCGGTGCGACTGCGGGATCTCGACGGCGCGTCCCTGGTCATCTTCCCGCGGGTGATGGCCCCGCGCCTGTACGACCACCTGCTGCTGGTGTGCCGGGACGCCGGTTTCCTGCCGGGCGCCATCCGGCACGCCCGCAATCCGGACTTCGTCCACGGCCTGGTCCTGGCCGGCCGAGGGGTGCACCTGAACGAGGCACCGACCGCGCCACTGCCCGAGGGACTGGTGTGGCGCCCGCTGGACAACTTCTCACTGGCCTGGCTGACCTCGGTGGTATGGGTGCCGACCCGCCACAACGAGGCGATCGCCGCGTTCGCCGACGCGGTCCACGAAAGCCTCACCGAAGCGGGACACCGTCCACACGATCGCCCGCACGACCGTCCTTGA
- a CDS encoding SDR family oxidoreductase: protein MTTYDGKKIVITGGSSGLGLTTARLFADGGAHVLITGRTRSTLDAALEQLGDKAIAVRSDAASLKDIKALADTVQERFGAVDALFVNAGVTASAPFDSTTEEMYDELFDINAKGPYFTVQALAPLLREGSGVVLTTSVVNVLGLDALSVYSASKAALRSMTRTLARELLPRKVRVNAVSPGPIDSGILDRSVPADVIETIKDTYRSTNPMQRLGTSEEVAASVAYLAFDATFSTGAEFPVDGGASQL, encoded by the coding sequence ATGACCACTTATGACGGCAAGAAGATCGTGATCACGGGTGGAAGCAGCGGTTTGGGCCTGACGACGGCCCGGTTGTTCGCGGACGGTGGGGCGCACGTGCTGATCACCGGCCGCACCCGGTCCACCCTGGACGCCGCGCTGGAGCAGTTGGGGGACAAGGCGATCGCCGTCCGCAGCGACGCCGCGTCCCTGAAGGACATCAAGGCGCTGGCCGACACGGTCCAGGAGCGGTTCGGCGCGGTGGACGCGCTGTTCGTCAACGCCGGTGTCACCGCGTCCGCGCCGTTCGATTCGACGACGGAGGAGATGTACGACGAGCTGTTCGACATCAACGCCAAGGGCCCGTACTTCACGGTGCAGGCATTGGCGCCGCTGTTGCGCGAGGGAAGCGGCGTGGTCCTCACCACCTCGGTGGTGAACGTCCTGGGCCTCGACGCGCTCAGTGTCTACTCGGCGAGCAAGGCAGCCCTGCGGTCGATGACGCGCACCCTGGCCCGCGAACTGCTGCCGCGCAAGGTGCGCGTCAATGCCGTGAGCCCCGGCCCGATCGACTCGGGCATCCTGGACCGCTCCGTGCCCGCCGACGTCATCGAGACGATCAAGGACACCTACCGGAGCACCAACCCGATGCAGCGGCTGGGGACGTCCGAGGAAGTGGCCGCCTCGGTGGCGTACTTGGCGTTCGATGCGACCTTCTCGACGGGAGCGGAGTTCCCTGTCGACGGAGGGGCTTCGCAACTCTAG